One stretch of Streptomyces sp. A2-16 DNA includes these proteins:
- a CDS encoding OFA family MFS transporter — protein sequence MTADPYAARSETDKSAQSTAAPRPYREVTDAGGRVYRIGETDRDILGHSRKLMVYLPWITMMAISVFEYAYGSAEDTLSHAHGWTQSNTFWILSVWVFFQAGIAFPAGWLREKGILTARQAMYIGSGMCLVGFLALSHLGNVVLAILGFGVIGGIGAGLVYATCINMVGKWFPERRGAKTGFVNGGFAYGSLPFIFIFNYGFDTANYHRVLDLIGCYILIVVVGCAFFFKDPPKNWWPADIDPLTHGGSEKGAGALAKNPPAVRQFTPKEAVRTGMLPLMWVALVMTAGVSIFGISFQVDYAKEVGFGPLVAASSMGVMAVINGIGRGVVGWLSDKWGRKSTLVFVIVVLGLAQFGVIWAGDIKSESLFLVFAFLSGFGGGAFYPLFAALTPDYFGENYNASNYGLVYSGKLISGLFGGGLGSMVVAAWGYDGAYALAGATSMLAAAIALLLRQPGRPRSGAPAPQPQAAA from the coding sequence ATGACGGCAGATCCGTACGCAGCACGCAGCGAGACCGACAAGAGCGCACAGTCAACCGCCGCACCACGTCCCTACCGAGAAGTGACCGACGCGGGCGGCCGCGTCTACCGCATCGGCGAGACCGACCGGGACATCCTCGGCCACTCGCGCAAGCTCATGGTGTATCTGCCCTGGATCACCATGATGGCCATCAGCGTCTTCGAGTACGCGTACGGCTCGGCCGAGGACACCCTGTCCCACGCCCACGGCTGGACGCAGAGCAACACCTTCTGGATCCTCAGCGTCTGGGTCTTCTTCCAGGCCGGCATCGCCTTCCCCGCGGGCTGGCTGCGGGAGAAGGGCATCCTGACCGCCCGACAGGCCATGTACATCGGCTCGGGCATGTGCCTGGTCGGGTTCCTCGCCCTGTCGCACCTGGGCAACGTCGTGCTGGCGATCCTGGGATTCGGCGTCATCGGGGGAATCGGCGCCGGACTGGTCTACGCGACCTGCATCAACATGGTCGGCAAATGGTTCCCCGAACGCCGGGGAGCGAAGACCGGGTTCGTCAACGGCGGCTTCGCGTACGGATCACTGCCCTTCATCTTCATCTTCAACTACGGCTTCGACACGGCGAACTACCACCGTGTCCTGGACCTCATCGGCTGCTACATCCTGATCGTGGTCGTCGGGTGCGCGTTCTTCTTCAAGGACCCGCCGAAGAACTGGTGGCCCGCCGACATCGACCCGCTCACCCACGGCGGCAGCGAGAAGGGGGCCGGCGCTCTGGCCAAGAACCCTCCGGCGGTACGGCAGTTCACGCCGAAGGAGGCCGTCAGGACCGGCATGCTTCCCCTCATGTGGGTCGCCCTCGTGATGACCGCGGGAGTGTCGATCTTCGGGATCTCCTTCCAGGTCGACTACGCCAAGGAAGTGGGTTTCGGCCCGCTCGTGGCGGCCTCCTCGATGGGTGTCATGGCGGTCATCAACGGCATCGGGCGCGGTGTGGTGGGCTGGCTGTCCGACAAGTGGGGCCGCAAGTCCACGCTGGTGTTCGTCATCGTCGTCCTGGGTCTGGCCCAGTTCGGGGTGATCTGGGCGGGCGACATCAAGAGCGAGTCGCTGTTCCTGGTCTTCGCGTTCCTGTCCGGGTTCGGCGGCGGCGCCTTCTATCCGCTGTTCGCGGCGCTCACCCCGGACTACTTCGGGGAGAACTACAACGCCTCCAACTACGGGCTGGTGTACAGCGGCAAGCTGATCAGCGGCCTGTTCGGCGGCGGCCTCGGCTCCATGGTCGTCGCGGCGTGGGGCTACGACGGGGCGTACGCCCTGG
- a CDS encoding OFA family MFS transporter, with protein MTTIDYSSSATFREVTDRNGRVYRIGETDRNIMGRPRWTMVLFPWMGMLGISSSEYAFTSAEDTLHEAHLWSSGHIFWLMGVWVFFQAAVAFPAGQLRESGKLPARYAMMIGALGTVLGYLSLAFAPNVIVAYLGFGVCSGIGAGLVYATCVNMVGKWYPERKGGKTGMVNGGFAYGSVPFVFLFTSYMDLSNYRGVLVTVGLVCCSVVAFAGWFFKDPPKNWWPPHVDPLRMTDDPKIRRALEKNPPAVKQYTPKEAARTPVLWMMWFCLLCTAGINIFGIAFQVPFGKDMGFAGGIVATAMSLKAIVNGTGRGVIGWISDKFGRRNTLIIVCLVLGTAQFGVLVSGQMGSMPFFLFCSMVSGFGGGAIFPLFAAMTADYFGENNNASNYGMVYSSKLISGLVGSGVGSIVVGAWDYEGAFVLAGCIGLSSAVLALFLKAPGRPKTSRRTVPNPQPLGEEMA; from the coding sequence ATGACAACCATCGACTACTCGTCGTCCGCCACCTTCAGGGAGGTGACGGACCGCAACGGCCGCGTGTACCGGATCGGCGAGACCGACCGGAACATCATGGGACGACCACGATGGACCATGGTGCTCTTCCCGTGGATGGGCATGCTGGGCATCAGTTCCTCGGAGTACGCGTTCACGTCGGCCGAGGACACACTGCACGAGGCGCATCTGTGGAGCAGTGGGCACATCTTCTGGCTGATGGGTGTGTGGGTGTTCTTCCAGGCGGCCGTGGCCTTCCCGGCCGGGCAGCTGCGGGAGAGCGGAAAGCTCCCAGCCCGCTACGCGATGATGATCGGCGCGCTGGGCACCGTGCTCGGCTATCTCTCGCTCGCGTTCGCACCGAACGTGATCGTCGCCTATCTGGGCTTCGGTGTGTGCAGCGGTATCGGCGCCGGTCTTGTGTACGCGACCTGCGTGAACATGGTCGGCAAGTGGTATCCGGAGCGCAAGGGCGGCAAGACCGGCATGGTCAACGGCGGTTTCGCCTACGGCTCGGTGCCCTTCGTCTTCCTGTTCACCTCGTACATGGACCTGAGCAACTACCGGGGCGTCCTGGTGACGGTGGGCCTCGTCTGCTGCTCGGTGGTGGCGTTCGCCGGCTGGTTCTTCAAGGACCCGCCGAAGAACTGGTGGCCGCCGCACGTCGACCCGCTGAGGATGACCGACGACCCGAAGATCCGGCGGGCGCTGGAGAAGAACCCGCCGGCGGTCAAGCAGTACACCCCGAAGGAAGCGGCGCGTACGCCCGTCCTGTGGATGATGTGGTTCTGCCTGCTGTGCACGGCGGGCATCAACATCTTCGGCATCGCCTTCCAGGTGCCCTTCGGCAAGGACATGGGCTTCGCGGGCGGGATCGTGGCCACCGCGATGTCGCTGAAGGCGATCGTCAACGGCACCGGGCGCGGTGTGATCGGCTGGATCTCCGACAAGTTCGGCCGCCGCAACACCCTGATCATCGTGTGTCTGGTGCTGGGCACCGCGCAGTTCGGTGTGCTGGTCTCGGGCCAGATGGGCAGCATGCCGTTCTTCCTCTTCTGCTCCATGGTCTCCGGCTTCGGCGGCGGCGCGATCTTCCCGCTGTTCGCCGCGATGACGGCCGACTACTTCGGTGAGAACAACAACGCCTCCAACTACGGCATGGTCTACAGCTCGAAGCTCATCTCGGGCCTCGTGGGCTCCGGCGTCGGCTCGATCGTGGTCGGCGCCTGGGACTACGAGGGCGCGTTCGTCCTGGCCGGCTGCATCGGCCTGAGCTCCGCGGTGCTGGCGCTGTTCCTCAAGGCGCCCGGCCGGCCCAAGACCAGCCGTCGGACCGTACCCAACCCGCAACCGCTCGGCGAGGAAATGGCCTGA
- the frc gene encoding formyl-CoA transferase — translation MTLALDGVRVLDMTHVQSGPSATQLLAWLGADVVKVEAPGGDVTRGQLRDVPEADSLYFTMLNCNKRSITLNVKTERGREILTALIRGADVLVENFAPGAVERMGFPWERIREINPRIVYASIKGFGPGPYMDFKAYEVVAQAMGGSMATTGFEDGPPLATGAQIGDSGTGIHAVAAVLAALLQRERTGRGQRVDVAMQHAVLNLCRVKLRDQQRLAHGPLAEYPNEDFGDEVPRSGNASGGGQPGWAVRCAPGGPNDYVYVIVQPQGWQPLAALIGRPELADDPEWSTPQARLPKLAKMFQLIEEWTATLPKRQVLHHLNRANIPCGPILSTREIIEDPALADNDMIVEVDHPHRGTFTTVGNPLKLSDSPTTITTPPLLGQHNHEIYIGELGLGDEELRLLEAGGVI, via the coding sequence ATGACGTTGGCGCTTGATGGTGTGCGGGTGCTGGACATGACGCATGTGCAGTCGGGTCCGTCGGCGACGCAGTTGCTGGCGTGGCTGGGGGCGGATGTGGTGAAGGTGGAGGCGCCGGGCGGGGATGTCACGCGGGGTCAGTTGCGGGATGTGCCGGAGGCGGACTCGCTGTATTTCACGATGCTCAACTGCAACAAGCGCAGCATCACGCTGAATGTGAAGACGGAGCGGGGGCGGGAGATCCTGACCGCGCTGATCCGGGGTGCGGATGTGCTGGTGGAGAACTTCGCGCCGGGCGCGGTGGAGCGGATGGGTTTCCCCTGGGAGCGGATCCGGGAGATCAACCCGCGGATCGTGTATGCGTCGATCAAGGGCTTCGGCCCGGGCCCGTACATGGATTTCAAGGCGTACGAGGTGGTGGCGCAGGCGATGGGCGGCTCGATGGCCACCACCGGGTTCGAGGACGGGCCGCCGCTGGCGACCGGGGCGCAGATCGGTGACTCCGGCACCGGTATCCACGCGGTGGCCGCCGTGCTGGCCGCGCTCCTGCAGCGCGAGAGGACCGGACGCGGCCAGCGCGTGGACGTGGCCATGCAGCACGCGGTGCTCAACCTGTGCCGGGTCAAGCTCCGTGACCAGCAGCGCCTGGCCCACGGGCCGCTGGCGGAATACCCCAACGAGGACTTCGGCGACGAGGTGCCCCGCTCCGGCAACGCCTCCGGCGGCGGCCAGCCCGGCTGGGCCGTGCGCTGCGCACCCGGCGGACCCAACGACTACGTCTACGTCATCGTCCAGCCCCAGGGCTGGCAGCCGCTCGCCGCTCTCATCGGCCGGCCCGAACTCGCCGACGACCCCGAGTGGTCCACCCCCCAGGCACGGCTGCCGAAACTGGCGAAGATGTTCCAGCTGATCGAGGAATGGACCGCCACCCTGCCCAAACGGCAGGTCCTGCACCACCTCAACCGCGCGAACATTCCCTGCGGGCCGATCCTGTCGACCAGGGAGATCATCGAGGACCCCGCACTCGCCGACAACGACATGATCGTCGAGGTCGACCACCCCCACCGCGGCACCTTCACCACCGTCGGCAACCCCCTCAAACTCTCCGACTCCCCCACCACCATCACCACCCCACCCCTCCTCGGCCAGCACAACCACGAGATCTACATCGGCGAACTGGGTCTCGGCGACGAGGAGTTGCGGCTGCTCGAAGCGGGCGGGGTGATCTGA
- the sucC gene encoding ADP-forming succinate--CoA ligase subunit beta: MDLYEHEARGLFEEHGIPVPRAEVTDSPQEARAIARRLGGAVIVKAQVRTGGRGKAGGVRLAADPAEAERTARRILGTDIKGHAVGKVMLAEPVDIESEFYVAYVLDRAAGRFLAIASAEGGTDIEEVAAVRPEAVARVHIDPAEGVTSAKAGEIAEAAGLPPQTVDVLVRLWEVLVREDAVLVEVNPLVRARQGQLLALDAKVTLDDNARFRQARWGAEPLACDDPLEAAAAARGLNYVKLDGEVGIIGNGAGLVMSTLDVVAGCGARPANFLDIGGGASAQVMADGLSVILSDPAVKSVLVNVFGGITACDAVADGIVRALDEVRLDKPLVVRLDGNNAARGRAVLDGHAHPLVQQATTMDGAARRAAELANAA, translated from the coding sequence ATGGACCTGTACGAGCACGAAGCACGGGGGCTTTTCGAGGAACACGGGATCCCCGTGCCACGGGCCGAGGTCACCGACTCGCCCCAGGAGGCCCGCGCGATCGCCCGGAGGCTCGGCGGCGCTGTCATCGTCAAGGCGCAGGTCAGGACCGGAGGCCGGGGCAAGGCGGGTGGGGTCCGGCTCGCCGCCGACCCCGCCGAGGCCGAGCGGACGGCTCGCCGGATCCTCGGCACGGACATCAAGGGACACGCGGTGGGCAAGGTCATGCTGGCCGAACCCGTGGACATCGAGAGCGAGTTCTACGTCGCCTACGTCCTCGACCGAGCCGCCGGCCGTTTCCTCGCCATCGCCTCGGCGGAGGGCGGCACGGACATAGAGGAGGTCGCCGCGGTCCGCCCGGAGGCGGTCGCCCGCGTGCACATCGACCCCGCGGAGGGCGTCACCTCGGCGAAGGCGGGCGAGATCGCCGAGGCGGCCGGACTGCCCCCGCAGACCGTCGACGTCCTCGTACGGCTGTGGGAGGTGCTGGTCCGCGAGGACGCCGTCCTCGTCGAGGTCAACCCGCTCGTCCGGGCTCGGCAGGGGCAGCTCCTCGCCCTCGACGCCAAGGTCACCCTCGACGACAACGCCCGCTTCCGGCAGGCCCGTTGGGGCGCCGAGCCGCTCGCATGCGACGATCCGCTGGAGGCGGCCGCCGCCGCGAGGGGCCTCAACTACGTCAAGCTCGACGGCGAGGTCGGCATCATCGGCAACGGCGCCGGCCTGGTCATGTCGACCCTGGACGTGGTCGCCGGCTGCGGGGCCCGGCCCGCCAACTTCCTCGACATCGGCGGCGGAGCCTCGGCCCAGGTCATGGCCGACGGACTGTCGGTCATCCTGTCCGACCCGGCCGTGAAGTCCGTCCTCGTCAACGTCTTCGGCGGCATCACCGCCTGCGACGCGGTCGCCGACGGCATCGTCAGGGCACTGGACGAGGTACGGCTCGACAAGCCGCTCGTCGTACGCCTGGACGGCAACAACGCCGCCCGGGGCCGGGCCGTCCTCGACGGGCACGCCCACCCCCTGGTCCAGCAGGCCACCACCATGGACGGTGCCGCCCGCCGTGCCGCCGAACTCGCTAACGCAGCCTGA